A single region of the Xenopus laevis strain J_2021 chromosome 4L, Xenopus_laevis_v10.1, whole genome shotgun sequence genome encodes:
- the pde6h.L gene encoding phosphodiesterase 6H L homeolog isoform X1 yields MNGNSPASSALAPVNNSGGPTTPRKGPPKFKQRATRQFKSKPPKKGVKGFGDDIPGMEGLGTDITVICPWEAFNHLELHELAQFGII; encoded by the exons ATGAACGGCAACTCACCAGCATCCAGTGCTTTGGCTCCCGTCAACAATTCTGGAGGTCCAACGACTCCCCGCAAGGGACCCCCCAAGTTCAAGCAAAGGGCAACTCGTCAGTTCAAGAGCAAGCCGCCTAAAAAAGGAGTAAAAGG GTTTGGAGATGACATCCCAGGGATGGAAGGACTAGGAACTG ATATCACTGTGATCTGCCCTTGGGAGGCGTTCAATCACTTGGAGCTCCATGAACTTGCTCAGTTTGGAATCATTTAA